Proteins encoded together in one Shewanella acanthi window:
- a CDS encoding S41 family peptidase has product MKFSYRAIVRILSIIIGASLLKLAFIATPENHPNELSTQDIRQDLYVLLQQLEQHSAFYALDSQHSTKQLNHLAGLISEQYQDSTPKERFAAELTKLLNSIKDPGSLVSNFKDESTEIPFILRPLNAQWLALDKNNSPLSAEFPFITHIDGIPLNKWISTSQTYLSEPAKESQEMQAVWLRKLNLLREDLGLSIKPYVLLTLSNDDLQTTQMTMALAHKAPSMPKDEPEEIDISFNHLMKKLNTLAPVKNHLSGNGLETINRDTVMLKIDDLYGFELNKNLQQTLLQGMTYPLLIIDLREAKGFSPRLLTLLSRYQDIQPAENTGLSPWAEIMGFARYRRSTEFRNDYLQPLNFRPLDALKLSSLRRQQLTNTLPEGDNRSFSPWYVRTKPDVAPEGTNRLAILVSAQCRQECEWIAYRTKNWSRVNLIGEKTSGDFARQYHLTLPNSGLEVLFSSTLTYDAKGNLLSGKGTEPDIYLPQNSDIEWQGLVSLVKTAAPKPIQPRVQPKFAFVD; this is encoded by the coding sequence ATGAAGTTTAGCTATCGAGCTATCGTCAGGATTCTGAGCATCATCATAGGCGCGAGCCTGCTAAAACTCGCGTTTATCGCAACGCCAGAAAATCATCCTAACGAATTATCTACCCAAGATATTCGACAGGATCTTTATGTGCTACTCCAGCAACTCGAGCAGCATTCGGCCTTTTACGCCCTCGATAGCCAACATAGCACCAAGCAATTAAATCACTTAGCTGGACTCATTAGCGAACAATATCAAGACAGTACCCCCAAGGAACGCTTTGCCGCCGAGCTTACAAAATTACTCAATAGCATCAAAGATCCTGGAAGCCTTGTCAGTAATTTCAAGGATGAAAGTACTGAAATCCCCTTCATATTACGCCCCTTAAATGCCCAATGGCTTGCCTTGGATAAAAATAACTCTCCCCTTAGTGCAGAGTTTCCCTTTATCACCCATATCGACGGGATCCCCTTGAATAAATGGATAAGCACTAGCCAAACCTACTTATCTGAACCCGCAAAAGAGAGCCAAGAAATGCAAGCTGTTTGGCTCAGAAAACTCAATCTATTACGCGAAGATCTAGGATTAAGCATCAAGCCCTATGTGCTGCTGACCCTCAGTAACGATGATCTGCAAACTACTCAGATGACCATGGCTTTGGCCCATAAAGCCCCTTCTATGCCCAAGGATGAACCAGAGGAAATAGACATAAGCTTCAATCATCTAATGAAGAAGCTCAATACCTTGGCTCCCGTTAAAAACCACTTATCAGGCAATGGATTGGAAACTATAAATAGGGATACGGTGATGCTAAAAATTGATGATTTGTATGGGTTTGAACTCAATAAAAACCTACAGCAAACACTACTACAAGGTATGACCTATCCGCTGTTGATCATCGATTTGCGTGAAGCAAAAGGTTTTAGTCCCCGATTACTGACTTTGCTGTCACGCTATCAAGATATCCAGCCCGCAGAAAATACAGGGCTCAGCCCCTGGGCTGAGATCATGGGCTTTGCCCGTTATCGACGCTCCACTGAATTTAGAAATGACTATCTACAACCCTTAAACTTTCGCCCCTTAGATGCCCTTAAACTATCATCCCTTAGGCGACAACAACTCACCAATACACTGCCGGAGGGCGATAATCGGTCATTCAGTCCCTGGTATGTTCGTACTAAACCCGATGTTGCCCCTGAAGGAACGAACCGCTTGGCAATACTGGTCAGCGCACAATGTCGCCAGGAATGTGAATGGATTGCCTACCGAACTAAGAACTGGTCTAGGGTCAATTTAATTGGTGAGAAAACCTCAGGAGACTTCGCCAGACAATATCACCTAACACTTCCCAACAGCGGTTTAGAGGTGCTTTTTAGCAGTACCCTTACCTACGATGCCAAGGGCAATCTTCTTTCAGGTAAAGGCACAGAGCCAGATATTTATCTTCCACAAAACAGCGACATAGAATGGCAAGGATTAGTCAGTTTAGTTAAAACCGCAGCGCCAAAACCGATTCAACCTAGGGTTCAGCCCAAATTTGCCTTTGTCGATTAA
- a CDS encoding phospholipase A — MSKSFQFIGLLGLFTCTALQAEESLIKDRVKDELATSERPFVITPHRVNYLLPVTYNPDPNMEPFAQESSDDNYNLKDMEAKFQISFKFPLWYNVFGDNGHLFFAYTNQSYWQVYNKEISSPFRETNHEPEIFMLFNNDWKIGSVTNSFWGFGAVHQSNGKSGLLSRSWNRLYGTLIFDAGPLAFSTKLWWRIPEDTKTDIHQPRGDDNPDIDEYIGRAEFVGVYGLDEHRFTLTLKSNLKDIDRGSAEITWSYPIIGNLRVYTQYFNGYGESLIDYNYHGQRIGIGVSLNDIL, encoded by the coding sequence ATGTCGAAAAGTTTTCAATTCATTGGATTACTTGGATTATTCACCTGTACAGCTTTACAAGCCGAAGAATCACTGATCAAAGATAGAGTAAAGGATGAACTGGCTACCTCCGAGCGGCCCTTTGTGATTACTCCCCATAGGGTAAATTATTTACTTCCGGTCACTTATAACCCCGATCCGAATATGGAGCCCTTTGCTCAAGAGTCCAGCGACGACAATTACAACCTTAAGGACATGGAGGCCAAGTTCCAGATAAGCTTTAAATTTCCGCTCTGGTACAACGTATTTGGCGATAATGGCCACCTGTTTTTTGCCTACACCAACCAATCCTACTGGCAGGTTTATAACAAAGAAATTTCGTCTCCTTTTAGGGAAACCAACCACGAACCCGAAATCTTTATGCTGTTTAACAATGATTGGAAAATCGGTAGTGTGACTAACTCCTTTTGGGGGTTTGGCGCCGTCCATCAATCCAATGGTAAATCTGGGCTATTGTCCCGCAGTTGGAATCGGCTCTACGGTACACTCATTTTTGACGCAGGACCGCTGGCCTTCTCCACTAAGTTATGGTGGCGTATCCCAGAGGATACCAAGACCGATATCCACCAGCCCCGTGGCGACGATAATCCCGACATAGATGAATATATTGGCAGGGCTGAGTTTGTTGGTGTCTATGGTCTTGATGAACATAGATTTACCCTGACGCTAAAGTCCAACTTAAAAGACATAGATAGGGGATCGGCCGAAATCACTTGGAGTTACCCCATCATTGGCAACCTTAGGGTGTATACCCAATATTTTAATGGTTACGGTGAGAGCCTTATTGACTACAACTACCATGGCCAACGCATCGGCATCGGAGTTTCCCTCAATGATATTCTCTAA
- the cobA gene encoding uroporphyrinogen-III C-methyltransferase has translation MEVLSLPGQSAKGKVWLVGAGPGDVELLTLKAWRILKSADVVLFDALVSQDILNLIPKDAEKIAVGKRAGKHSAAQDEINQLLVTKAFTRKNVVRLKGGDPFIFGRGGEELQTLVEAGVEFEVVPGITAASGTSAYAGIPLTHRDYAQGVTFITGHCQLESRPMDWQAYANSNNTLVVYMGILNAGIISQGLIGAGRHPNTPVAIVSKATTREQQRFIGRLGELEQLAANPELQMPALMIIGEVVELAHSLNWFNPAQYEAGTVDALLASRL, from the coding sequence ATGGAAGTGTTATCTTTACCGGGCCAGTCGGCGAAGGGCAAAGTGTGGCTGGTTGGCGCAGGCCCTGGCGATGTAGAGCTACTCACGCTCAAGGCATGGCGCATTCTTAAATCCGCTGATGTGGTGCTCTTTGACGCCCTTGTCAGTCAGGACATCTTAAATCTCATCCCCAAGGACGCTGAGAAAATTGCCGTCGGCAAACGAGCGGGTAAACACAGTGCCGCCCAAGATGAAATTAATCAGCTGTTAGTCACCAAAGCTTTTACTCGTAAAAATGTCGTCCGCTTAAAGGGTGGCGATCCCTTTATTTTCGGTCGTGGCGGTGAAGAGCTACAAACCTTAGTTGAAGCGGGTGTTGAATTTGAAGTGGTACCGGGTATCACTGCCGCCAGCGGTACATCTGCCTATGCCGGTATCCCGCTAACCCACAGGGATTATGCCCAGGGCGTGACCTTTATCACTGGTCATTGTCAGCTCGAGAGTCGCCCCATGGATTGGCAAGCTTATGCTAATTCAAACAACACCTTAGTTGTGTATATGGGCATTTTGAATGCGGGCATTATCAGTCAAGGTCTGATTGGTGCCGGGCGTCATCCTAATACGCCTGTTGCCATTGTCTCTAAGGCGACCACCCGTGAGCAGCAACGATTCATTGGCCGCTTAGGGGAGCTTGAGCAGCTTGCGGCCAATCCTGAGTTACAAATGCCTGCACTGATGATTATTGGTGAGGTGGTTGAGCTGGCACACAGCTTAAATTGGTTTAATCCAGCGCAATATGAAGCTGGCACTGTCGATGCGCTGTTAGCGTCAAGACTCTAG
- the cysD gene encoding sulfate adenylyltransferase subunit CysD: MAERDLSKISMLSHLQQLEAESIQIIREVAAEFDNPVMLYSIGKDSSVMLHLARKAFYPGKIPFPLLHVDTGWKFKEMIAFRDAQAKKFGFELLTHTNPEGVAQGINPFEHGSAKHTDIMKTQALKQALNQYGFDAAFGGARRDEEKSRSKERVYSFRDRHHRWDPKNQRPELWRTYNGAVNKGESIRVFPLSNWTELDIWQYIYQENIELVPLYFAAKRPVVERSGQLIMADDERMQLLEGEQIKQEVVRFRTLGCYPLTAAMHSQADDLEKIIEEMLLTRSSERQGRLIDSDQSASMELKKRQGYF, from the coding sequence ATGGCCGAGCGTGATTTGAGCAAAATAAGTATGTTAAGCCACTTACAACAGCTTGAAGCGGAAAGTATTCAGATCATTCGTGAAGTCGCTGCTGAATTTGATAATCCAGTGATGTTGTATTCCATTGGAAAAGATTCCTCCGTGATGCTGCACCTTGCACGTAAAGCCTTTTATCCCGGCAAAATCCCATTTCCGTTGCTGCACGTCGATACGGGTTGGAAGTTTAAAGAAATGATCGCCTTTCGCGATGCCCAGGCGAAAAAATTTGGCTTTGAACTGCTGACCCACACCAATCCCGAAGGCGTTGCACAGGGCATTAATCCCTTCGAGCATGGCAGTGCAAAACACACCGATATCATGAAGACCCAAGCCTTAAAGCAGGCACTTAACCAGTATGGTTTCGATGCGGCATTTGGCGGCGCGCGCCGTGATGAGGAAAAGTCCCGATCTAAGGAAAGGGTCTATTCCTTCCGCGACCGTCACCACAGATGGGATCCTAAGAATCAACGTCCAGAGTTATGGCGCACCTACAATGGCGCGGTAAACAAGGGTGAGAGTATCCGAGTATTCCCGCTGTCAAATTGGACCGAACTCGATATTTGGCAATATATCTATCAAGAAAACATTGAGTTAGTCCCCTTGTATTTTGCGGCAAAACGCCCGGTGGTTGAGCGCAGTGGCCAATTGATCATGGCCGATGATGAGCGTATGCAGTTGCTAGAGGGTGAGCAGATCAAACAAGAAGTGGTGCGTTTTAGAACCTTAGGCTGCTATCCATTGACCGCGGCAATGCATTCGCAAGCGGATGATCTCGAAAAGATTATCGAAGAAATGCTGTTAACCCGCTCCAGTGAACGTCAGGGGCGTTTGATTGACTCGGATCAGAGTGCCTCGATGGAGCTGAAAAAACGCCAAGGCTATTTCTAA
- the cysN gene encoding sulfate adenylyltransferase subunit CysN, which translates to MDKAVNKNNRMAAEISLHGVKEYLAQQQHKGLLRFLTCGSVDDGKSTLIGRLLHDSAQIYEDQLASLKNDSAKMGTTGEAIDLALLVDGLQAEREQGITIDVAYRYFSSDKRKFIIADTPGHEQYTRNMATGASTCDLAVILVDARYGVQTQTKRHAFIASLLGIRHFVVAVNKMDLLGFDEQVFNRIRSDFSEFVKNFGDLDVHFVPLSALNGDNVVERSQQTPWYQGGTLLELLETIDTQRELTALPVRFPVQYVSRPNLDFRGFAGTLASGIVKVGDELVALPSGKRSKVERIVTFDGDLEQAVAGQAITLTLEDEIDISRGDLLAKPDSAPAVANQVVADLVWMDEKPLQLGQLYDIKVAGKKTQASVSAIEYVVDVNTLERSQAEILGLNVIARVTLELTEDIVFDAYSLVRDTGGMILIDRLSNATVAAVMVVSGQHVSKQTASQFSAFEIEFNALVRKHFPHWQAIDISKLGA; encoded by the coding sequence ATGGATAAAGCGGTCAATAAAAACAATCGCATGGCGGCTGAAATCAGCCTGCACGGCGTGAAAGAATACCTTGCCCAGCAGCAACATAAGGGGCTATTACGCTTTCTAACCTGCGGCAGTGTCGACGACGGTAAGAGCACCTTAATCGGTCGTTTACTGCATGACAGCGCCCAAATCTATGAAGATCAGCTGGCAAGCCTAAAGAATGATAGTGCCAAGATGGGCACCACGGGTGAAGCCATTGACTTAGCCTTATTGGTTGACGGGCTACAGGCCGAGCGCGAGCAGGGCATAACCATTGATGTGGCTTACCGTTATTTTTCAAGTGATAAGCGTAAATTCATCATTGCCGATACCCCAGGGCATGAGCAGTACACCCGCAATATGGCGACCGGTGCCTCGACCTGTGATTTGGCCGTTATCCTAGTAGATGCGCGCTATGGTGTGCAGACCCAGACTAAACGCCATGCCTTTATTGCCTCTTTGCTCGGGATCCGTCACTTCGTAGTGGCGGTGAACAAGATGGATTTACTCGGCTTCGATGAGCAAGTATTCAATCGTATTCGTAGTGATTTCAGTGAGTTTGTAAAAAACTTTGGCGATCTGGATGTGCACTTTGTGCCGCTTTCAGCACTCAATGGCGATAACGTCGTTGAGCGCAGCCAGCAAACGCCTTGGTATCAAGGTGGAACGCTATTAGAGCTACTCGAAACTATCGACACCCAACGTGAACTTACCGCATTACCCGTGCGCTTCCCTGTGCAATATGTGTCCCGTCCAAACCTCGATTTCCGTGGTTTCGCCGGTACCTTGGCATCTGGGATTGTTAAAGTGGGTGACGAGCTGGTGGCATTACCTTCGGGTAAGCGCAGCAAGGTCGAGCGCATCGTGACCTTCGATGGCGATCTTGAGCAAGCGGTTGCGGGTCAAGCGATTACCCTCACCCTAGAGGATGAAATCGATATCTCCCGCGGTGATTTATTGGCAAAACCAGATTCTGCACCAGCGGTTGCCAACCAAGTGGTTGCCGACCTCGTGTGGATGGATGAAAAGCCGCTGCAGCTAGGACAGTTATACGATATTAAAGTGGCGGGTAAAAAGACCCAAGCCTCGGTTAGTGCTATCGAATATGTGGTCGATGTGAACACGCTCGAACGCAGCCAAGCCGAAATCTTAGGTTTAAATGTAATCGCCCGCGTCACCCTTGAACTCACCGAAGATATCGTCTTCGATGCTTACTCTTTAGTTCGTGATACCGGCGGGATGATCTTAATTGATCGTTTATCCAACGCGACAGTGGCCGCCGTGATGGTGGTATCTGGCCAACATGTTAGCAAGCAAACAGCCAGTCAATTCAGCGCCTTTGAGATTGAGTTTAATGCCCTAGTGCGTAAACACTTCCCACATTGGCAAGCAATTGATATTTCTAAATTAGGAGCATAA
- a CDS encoding SLC13 family permease produces the protein MSDAWLLAVVLIGLVTGLIAGRINPAMLFLFAFLLCYLLGMVALDTALTSFTNTGLVTLVLLVLAATALEKTPLLGKLSQVIGHSSLSVTMAKLGISTALLSSFTNNTAVVASLIGVVRRNQAHAPAKLLLPLNYAAILGGTLTLIGTSTNLIVNTFVENAGLPPLGFFEFTPVAMFIVIACLLLLVILSRTLPDRREESADESLPYLLEAHVASASSLVGRSVVENKLRALKKLYLVELERSGIRISPVPPQLVLQSNDVLRFSGAVESVELLHQFDGLDWFGKHQAKGQNLVEAVLAPSSTLVGKTLKSTQFREQFDAAVMAIRRGQHPLKGGLGDIVLQPGDVLLLTPGDHFGNHERLGDEFAAISGLDLSVRLDKRRSQFVLFGFVATIGLSLLSVLPLAKGLVLLLLSYFAIGAVSLSELKRRFPIELVVIVGSALGLANLMMSTGLADGLAQSVLSAINGFGAFGAFIGVYLLTLLLTELVTNNAAAALAFPIAYAIALNYGVDPRPFIMAVVFGASASFISPYGYQTNLMVYNAGNYRFSDFVRLGLPLSVLYSLIVILMVPVFFPF, from the coding sequence GTGAGCGACGCATGGCTGTTGGCAGTGGTGTTAATTGGACTTGTCACAGGGTTGATTGCTGGCCGCATTAACCCTGCCATGCTATTTTTGTTCGCTTTTTTGCTTTGTTATTTACTCGGCATGGTGGCGCTCGACACCGCTTTAACCAGTTTTACCAATACAGGCTTAGTGACCTTAGTGTTGCTCGTGTTGGCGGCGACGGCGCTCGAGAAGACCCCATTGCTTGGCAAGTTGAGTCAGGTGATTGGTCACAGCTCGCTTTCGGTCACTATGGCCAAGCTGGGGATTTCTACCGCGTTGTTATCGTCTTTTACTAATAACACCGCCGTAGTGGCATCCTTGATTGGCGTTGTTCGCCGTAATCAGGCACATGCGCCAGCTAAGTTATTGTTACCACTTAACTATGCGGCAATTTTAGGCGGCACTCTTACCCTGATTGGTACTTCGACCAATCTGATCGTAAACACCTTTGTCGAAAACGCCGGATTACCTCCACTAGGCTTCTTTGAGTTTACGCCCGTTGCCATGTTTATTGTGATCGCTTGTTTGCTGTTGCTGGTGATACTGTCAAGAACATTGCCCGACAGGCGTGAAGAATCGGCGGATGAAAGCTTGCCTTATCTGCTAGAGGCGCATGTTGCCAGTGCTTCCTCCTTAGTAGGACGAAGCGTTGTAGAGAACAAATTAAGGGCACTTAAAAAACTCTATCTAGTGGAACTTGAGCGCAGTGGTATTCGAATTAGCCCTGTGCCGCCGCAGCTGGTGTTGCAGTCCAATGATGTACTGCGCTTTAGTGGTGCGGTGGAGTCGGTGGAGCTATTGCATCAATTCGATGGCCTCGATTGGTTCGGCAAGCATCAGGCAAAGGGACAAAATCTTGTTGAAGCCGTGCTAGCCCCTTCATCGACCTTAGTGGGCAAGACCTTAAAATCGACCCAGTTTCGTGAGCAATTTGATGCGGCGGTAATGGCGATTCGCCGCGGTCAGCACCCGTTAAAGGGGGGGCTTGGGGATATCGTTCTGCAGCCCGGCGATGTGTTGTTGCTGACTCCTGGTGATCATTTTGGTAATCATGAGCGTTTAGGTGATGAATTTGCCGCGATCAGTGGTCTCGATTTATCGGTGCGTTTAGATAAACGTCGTAGCCAGTTTGTACTCTTTGGTTTTGTGGCGACGATAGGTTTGAGTCTGTTAAGTGTCTTGCCGCTCGCTAAGGGTTTGGTGTTATTACTGCTAAGTTACTTTGCGATTGGCGCTGTGAGTCTGTCTGAACTTAAACGACGTTTCCCCATCGAGTTAGTTGTTATTGTTGGCAGCGCGTTAGGGCTGGCAAATTTGATGATGAGCACAGGCCTGGCCGATGGTTTAGCCCAAAGCGTACTTAGTGCAATTAATGGTTTTGGCGCTTTCGGAGCCTTTATCGGTGTCTATTTGCTGACTTTGCTACTCACAGAGTTAGTGACGAACAATGCCGCCGCGGCGCTGGCGTTCCCTATCGCCTACGCCATTGCACTTAATTATGGTGTCGATCCGCGCCCCTTTATTATGGCGGTGGTGTTTGGGGCTAGCGCGAGTTTTATTTCCCCCTATGGGTATCAAACCAATTTGATGGTGTATAACGCGGGGAATTACCGATTTAGTGACTTTGTGCGTTTAGGTTTGCCGTTATCTGTGCTCTATTCGCTGATTGTGATTTTAATGGTGCCGGTGTTTTTTCCGTTTTGA
- the cysC gene encoding adenylyl-sulfate kinase, translating into MSNIVWHQHHVDQAARAKQKGQQPVLLWFTGLSGAGKSTLAGALEHALFEAGFHTYLLDGDNVRHGLCKDLGFSVEDRDENLRRVGEVAKLMVDAGLVVLSAFISPTREERDSIRARFPAGQFIEIHVSTPLEVCEQRDPKGLYVKARKGEISNFTGISSPYEAPLAAELTIDTSKGDLASQVTALVDYLSAIGIINTLNASNKAQAIG; encoded by the coding sequence ATGAGTAATATCGTGTGGCATCAACATCATGTCGATCAGGCTGCGAGAGCCAAACAGAAGGGGCAGCAACCGGTCTTACTTTGGTTTACTGGGCTCTCCGGTGCGGGGAAGTCGACTCTGGCGGGGGCGCTGGAGCATGCGCTGTTCGAGGCAGGGTTTCACACCTATTTGCTCGATGGTGACAATGTGCGCCATGGACTGTGTAAGGATCTGGGATTTAGCGTAGAAGATCGTGATGAGAACCTGCGCCGTGTGGGGGAAGTCGCAAAGCTGATGGTCGATGCCGGGCTTGTGGTGTTGTCGGCCTTTATTTCACCGACCAGAGAAGAGCGTGATTCGATTCGGGCACGCTTCCCTGCAGGGCAATTTATTGAAATCCATGTGTCTACACCACTTGAAGTGTGTGAGCAGCGCGATCCTAAGGGATTGTATGTGAAGGCCAGAAAAGGCGAAATCAGTAATTTTACAGGGATTTCATCCCCCTATGAGGCACCACTCGCGGCTGAACTGACCATAGATACCAGCAAGGGCGATTTGGCATCTCAAGTCACGGCGTTGGTGGATTATTTAAGTGCCATTGGGATTATTAATACCCTTAACGCAAGCAATAAAGCCCAAGCGATTGGCTGA
- a CDS encoding TIGR03899 family protein has translation MKDSDILILADNSGTSDASARRKALLLGRQLGLRSDNTFQAVSATITERAAQRARLTTHRYQANIETIFALALKYTPSDVTGVELDPDWSHQFFLMAEQIHNRKMQDLWARILASEIVNPGNFSLRTLALLKQLTHREAQILEKALGMSAKVNNEQRLKLINGYKYSGGIGKYFRKQNDITLGLSQFGLPYSSILTLVDAGILHSSEFETGLLNSKTPIHLAMPGIQMKLTPKSGNLLFSYYRLTPVGDELAQLVLPKQDEEYLEALKVLFTKDFKID, from the coding sequence ATGAAAGATTCGGATATTTTAATCTTGGCAGATAATTCTGGCACCTCGGATGCTTCCGCCCGCCGCAAGGCCCTATTACTTGGTCGACAGCTGGGGCTTAGGAGTGATAACACCTTTCAAGCGGTGAGTGCCACTATTACAGAGCGAGCTGCACAGCGTGCTCGCCTTACTACGCACCGTTATCAAGCGAATATCGAAACCATTTTTGCCCTCGCCCTCAAATACACCCCATCGGATGTGACGGGGGTTGAACTTGATCCCGACTGGAGCCATCAGTTCTTCCTGATGGCGGAGCAAATCCATAACCGTAAGATGCAGGATCTTTGGGCGCGAATCTTGGCAAGTGAAATTGTTAATCCGGGTAATTTCAGCCTGCGCACCCTAGCGCTGTTAAAACAACTAACCCATAGGGAAGCGCAGATCCTAGAAAAAGCCCTAGGTATGTCTGCAAAGGTTAATAACGAGCAGCGCCTAAAGCTGATTAATGGCTATAAATACTCGGGCGGGATAGGCAAATACTTTCGAAAACAGAATGACATCACGCTTGGGTTGTCACAGTTCGGCCTGCCCTATTCGAGCATTTTGACCTTAGTGGATGCGGGCATTCTCCACAGCAGCGAGTTTGAAACAGGGCTACTTAACAGTAAAACGCCCATTCACTTAGCCATGCCCGGAATACAAATGAAGCTCACCCCAAAGAGCGGAAATCTGCTGTTTAGCTATTACCGTTTAACCCCTGTGGGTGATGAGTTGGCGCAGTTAGTCTTGCCTAAACAGGATGAGGAGTACCTTGAAGCACTCAAGGTACTGTTTACAAAAGATTTTAAAATTGACTAA
- a CDS encoding MFS transporter, whose protein sequence is MKHITPTPKALLLWMTFVMSLVFAVWQALLNNFVIEKAQFTGAEIGMLQSLREIPGFLAFTAIFVLLLIREQAFALLSLALLCIGVAITGLFPEVLGLYLTTVLMSVGFHYFETINQSLTLQWVDKKETAGFMGKALAWRSAAALVGYGSIWLVMTWLKLDYWQMYLIIGILGLVMVLSMSLYYPTFETHEVQHKKVILRKRYWLYYMLTFFSGARRQIFMVFAGFMMVEKFGYSVSEITVLFLINYVVNLLFAPAIGRFIGRIGERNALIVEYIGLIGIFVSYAMVEQAHMAAALYVIDHLLFAMAIAMKTYFQKIADSKDIAATMSVSFTINHIAAVVIPALLGLLWLSDPALVFYIGAGFAVCSLILATNVPRNPQPGNEFQWIGLIKPLASPKLDS, encoded by the coding sequence ATGAAACACATTACCCCCACGCCCAAAGCACTGCTGCTTTGGATGACCTTTGTCATGTCACTGGTGTTTGCCGTGTGGCAAGCGCTGCTCAACAACTTTGTGATTGAAAAAGCGCAATTCACCGGTGCCGAAATCGGCATGCTGCAAAGTCTGCGCGAGATCCCTGGTTTCTTAGCCTTTACCGCCATTTTTGTTCTACTGCTTATTCGTGAACAGGCCTTTGCGCTACTGTCATTGGCGCTACTTTGTATCGGCGTGGCCATTACCGGATTATTCCCAGAGGTTCTGGGGCTTTATCTGACAACGGTCTTAATGTCGGTAGGATTCCATTACTTTGAGACCATAAACCAATCACTTACCCTACAATGGGTCGACAAAAAAGAAACCGCAGGCTTTATGGGTAAAGCGCTGGCCTGGCGCTCTGCTGCAGCCTTAGTCGGCTACGGTAGTATCTGGCTAGTGATGACTTGGCTTAAATTAGATTACTGGCAAATGTATCTTATTATTGGGATTTTAGGCCTCGTGATGGTGCTGAGTATGAGTCTCTATTACCCCACATTTGAAACCCACGAAGTGCAGCATAAGAAAGTCATTTTACGAAAACGCTATTGGCTGTATTACATGCTGACTTTCTTTTCCGGCGCTCGCAGACAAATCTTTATGGTGTTCGCGGGCTTTATGATGGTTGAAAAATTTGGCTACAGCGTCAGTGAAATCACCGTCCTTTTCCTGATTAACTATGTTGTGAATCTGCTATTCGCACCCGCCATTGGCCGCTTTATTGGTCGCATTGGCGAGCGTAACGCCTTGATCGTGGAATATATTGGTTTGATTGGCATTTTCGTCAGTTACGCTATGGTCGAGCAAGCCCATATGGCGGCAGCGCTCTATGTCATCGACCACCTGTTATTTGCGATGGCGATTGCCATGAAAACCTATTTTCAGAAGATTGCCGACAGTAAAGATATCGCTGCGACTATGTCGGTTAGCTTTACCATCAATCATATCGCCGCGGTGGTTATTCCCGCCCTGCTTGGTTTACTTTGGCTATCAGATCCTGCGTTAGTGTTTTATATCGGCGCAGGTTTTGCCGTTTGTTCATTGATTCTCGCCACCAATGTGCCGCGAAACCCGCAGCCGGGTAATGAATTCCAATGGATAGGGTTGATTAAGCCGTTAGCGTCGCCAAAACTCGATAGCTAA
- the hemG gene encoding menaquinone-dependent protoporphyrinogen IX dehydrogenase, producing MKNILIIFSTVHGQTRKITNQLAGQLKDLGNSVVIADIKSAPALDSFDKIIIGASIRHGKHNPALYEFIQQHEKQLTEKVNGFFSVSLVARKPEKNTPETNPYMQAFLTKTTWRPQLLQVFGGNLNYQGYNTIDRNIIRFIMWITKGPTDAATNVEYTDWQKVNDFGLRIHQA from the coding sequence GTGAAAAACATTCTGATCATCTTTTCTACTGTGCATGGACAAACACGCAAGATCACTAATCAATTGGCTGGGCAGCTTAAAGACCTCGGAAACTCGGTGGTGATTGCCGATATAAAGTCTGCGCCGGCACTGGATTCTTTCGATAAGATCATTATTGGTGCCAGCATTCGCCATGGTAAGCACAATCCTGCACTCTATGAGTTTATTCAGCAGCATGAAAAGCAATTGACCGAGAAGGTGAATGGTTTTTTTTCGGTGAGCTTAGTTGCCCGTAAACCGGAAAAAAACACCCCCGAAACCAACCCCTATATGCAGGCATTTTTGACAAAAACGACCTGGCGTCCACAACTGTTACAAGTGTTTGGCGGTAACTTGAATTATCAAGGTTATAACACCATTGATAGAAATATCATCCGATTTATCATGTGGATAACTAAGGGGCCGACCGATGCGGCCACCAATGTGGAATATACTGACTGGCAAAAAGTGAATGATTTTGGCCTGAGGATCCATCAGGCCTAA